DNA sequence from the Coffea arabica cultivar ET-39 chromosome 11c, Coffea Arabica ET-39 HiFi, whole genome shotgun sequence genome:
CAACCCAATGAGTCAGTGTGTACTTTGTAGTCCCCATTAATGGTTCTTGCTTCTTCAAGTCTCCCTTCTTAAAATCATGTTGTACCCTCTGTTGCTTCGATTCAACTAATTGGTACctgttttcaattttcttgtcgatttttgttggaaaagtcAAATTCATGCATCATACTGCAATGATTTTTCTCTTGTTAACAGTATCAAAAGAGTATTAAAGTCAGCGaaatttttttacttattttGACTATTGAGGAGGTCACGATCATGATCTGATAACAATTGTCATTTGAGAAAACTTGAAAACTAGATTAGTTTAATTTAAGGAACAAGAGCTAATTCATGACCATTTTATAAATAGCAAAGTTTCAGTTCATAGAATACAAAATGAAGACTTTGACTAGCACAAGCAATTGCTTGTCTCTCTATTTAGTTTTTCATTCCTACTAATAACAAGCCCAACCCTGAAGAAATTTTATGCCTCAGATGACTTTTGCTTTATTTGAGATGATTATTATAgtattttttataatatgacATATGTAAGATAAATATAAACAGTAACACAACAAAATTTTCTCACTTCTTCAAATTTGTACCGAAAATTTATGTTAGTATCCACGTTGTCATTTCATTATCTACATTTATATATGCTGACTGGTTTTTcttgtttgacttttttgtCAATGGTCAATGTTTATgtcaaacaaaaattttaatcGGAAGCATAATGTTTGAAGATATATTAAATAGGACAACATTTTGCACCGAAAAAAGAAACATAAGAGACAATCTTATATAGGCTGTCCTTTTGGAGTCTAGATTAGAGAGTCATTGTTTAGGTAGCTGTGCTTGTTTAGTCTATATATAAGGGGAATTGACACATCAAACCTAGGTTTTACCAGACCTATATACAAGGTCTGTACTGAAACTTTTCGAGCACCCATAAAGAGGATCAAAGATCACTGCAGAAATTTGATACAATTCCCGGGACAGATGAATAAATAAGTGCAGAAGCTGCTGTGATCTGATCATTTACGTAATTAGCTGCATTTGGAAGAATGATATCTAAAACATCATAGCTTCACAGCTAAACCTAGCTCCAAAGAATGCTTACTCATGCGGTAATAAGGATTCGTCTATTGTGGGAACTCTGGACTGTGCGCACCATAGGAAGTGGAAGGAGACCCTGGCACGTATGGAGCTTGTCAATCCAGGGCACCTGCATTCCAAATTGCACAGGCAAGACCCACAGCCATGGTTAGATACTAAGCatgaaaaagtaaaaagaagaaaagcacAAATGAATTAGGAAATGGTTATGGGGTTGACCGATAACCAAATAAATACACATGGGGTGCTAGTTTGTAATATAAAATAAGGGGATTATGGTAACTTATTTACAATTACTTCATTTAATAAAGCTTTTAGTAATAACATTTAAGTAtttaataagtacttaaggcccCTTTTGAGGTCGTGTTACATTTACCaaacaaaaaacccttttgaacacTAAAAGTACTTCTGCCGTGTTTGGAAACTAATTTTTCGTAACTTAAGGAACTCAGTTTTTAATAATTTGAAAATTCTTTTGTTAAAAACACTTGTGTCAGAAGTATTTCTGTATAAGCCACCACAACTGCAAATAGGGCCTAAGTGCTTTTAAGTATATTATTTGGGTACATAGTCAaataagtacttattgtattacataatgtgtaatttaaaaattttaaacatatttatctctttatttaattcataatataGGACAAAATGATTAaatctaatattttattttttaaagacTCAAAAACATTTTTAAAGCACCaaattaaagttttttttttataaaagtgtttttcacaccaaaagttttatttttaattttatgggGTGATGTTTACCAAACACTTCAAAAATCTTTTTGACACctaaaagtactttttttttggtttaccgAAAGCATCGAAGCAACGAACGGATCCTAGGTATAATTTATAATTCTTGGGGATTGTTGAACAATTTTGACAAGGCAGTGACAGTGCAATTAAATTGGGGATGTGGAAGTAATAACAAATTATTTGAAGAGTTAGTAATGAGTGTGAGAAATCATGCAAGGTCAATAACAgcaaaagaaataataacaatTTGGATGGGACAGGCATAAATCCCTTGTTACGTAGTTTAGTCACTAATATGGCAACCACTAATTTGAGAGGTTGGGTTGGGTAAGTTGGGTATTAGGTTAATTTTGGATTGGGTAATaaaaattcatatatattttggaTGGTTTGGGTATTTGTGTTGGGCACCTATTACTaacttaaattaaaaaaaaaaacaaattaacaaattaaaatcaagaaacaaaaaaaaaatgaccagCCTTGTTGGATCAAGCAAAACCCATTTATGTACTGGTATGTATAATTATCATATGTATACTACTACTAGACACTGACAAGGATGATCAACGAGTAATGcttaaaaagaacaaaaattgagAAATGAACGGTGCAGCACAAATGTCAGTaggattttttttgaaaaaaagaaaaaaaaaaaaaagaaaatccttGTGCTCTTCGCTCTTCACATCCATCCTTTTGCCGAGTTCCGGAAAAATGCATCCTATTgttcttctatttctttttctttttttcattcaaaatgaaaaaacaagtcccccccccccccccccatttATTGATCACTTCATCGAGATCTCTTAGTTTTGTTCCACCCAAAATTGTTGCTTCGGTCTCTTAGTTTGGACCAAAACTATACCCAATTTGAAAATCCTTATTTGTATAAAAAATAGTGAGTTCATCCAAATAGTTTAAATAgttagtatgtgtgtgtatttgtGAAAGTATATTAGTTTGTATTGTAATGTGTTTGTATTTCAAAAGAGTTTAAGAAGTGAGTGtgtgtgtttatgagtgttttagTGTATAAAAATATGTCTATCtatgtgaaaatgtatgtgaaaatgtatttgagagagtttatgtattaaaatctattaattaatatattaggtcatatttgggtcatgggtttgagatgacccaatatgacccaacccaaaattaacCTAATCTAAAGTTGGGCGGATTGGGTGTCACCTatttaaatgaaaatcaagTATCAATCCGCCCAACCCGCCCAATTGCCAGGTATAGTAACCaacaatttaaaaatatatattcatatattgaggcataattttttatttggttaaaaaaacctttaaaatagaaaaacagTAGAGAACTGTGTCCATTTCTGTGCTTGCTTTTAAAAGAATTTTGGCTTGTATATCAAAGAATTGACATCACATTCCGtgtcaatttcttgtccaaacaCGCACTCACTTCGTATAGCAGGAACTTCCGTACAGTTCCGACCCTAGACTGATCCTTTACGTATGCATTTGtgggaaaacaaaaaatttggtCAAGCTTTTGTTGAGATACACACTCTAAAGCAGTATTCTGCACtctaaatgaaaatttgaaagtaATTTTCAAGTCATATCATCaataattgaaatataatttaagtagtataaattagttcacaTCTCATTTTGCATTTACTTctgggataatatcagaaatctcccttgagatttattttaatatcacttggcactcttgagattttaaaaatatcacttacctctcCTAGTAATTGTAAAAGGACTATATTAACATTCATTTGACACATAATTcacaacaaatcaaataaatggaacttaaaaattaaaaaagaaatgaaagttactttcttctttctttttctctatcattctctcttactcaaatttttttggatgactatgtaatattttatttgtaaattataataaattgaattttgtttatcttttactttttatgaTTGTGATAAAGTTGGTTgtgatttatttgcttattttgagttgatttttaTAATAATTGGTATAATTTAATGGTTTGAGCAAGAGTTGAGAAGATGTtggaaaaaatataaattcataagAAATCGATTTTGAGCATATAGAATTAAATTGATGcaattgtatttcttttcaaatatctttttatttttcaaatttatattttttttggagtATAACATTGTGATATGATAGTACTACAAGAGATTGTTTTTGAGGTGATAGTTTTCTTAAAGTGAACAAAGtggtttaggaatatttttatttagcaagCACAAGGGCAGTttaggatttttaaaaattatgttacacaaataacaaaagtaagagaggtaagtgatatttttaaaactttagagTATCaggtgatattaagagaaatctTAGGGCAGGTTTATGATATTATCCCTTTATTTTTACCAAGAAATTATAAACAAATGTATGTTGTGAAGTCCGATAAATTTTTAGCATATATTTGGTTATGATTTTTTGCTTATCAACAAATGATTATATTTGtggtttcaaatttaaattggTAAAAAATTGGATTGCAAGACAGCTTGAATGTTATAAAATGGACCACCTATCTAGTAATGAAAAATTTGTAGCAAAGCGTCAAATGCAAATATAGAATTGATTGTTTTTTTTCATAGCTTCACCTTTGACTTTAATGAATTGTCcataaaatatttttccaaataatctctctctgtttcaattaaaaaaaaaatcttgctgTTTCAACCACATTCTTCGTGCTTCTTTTTCAAAACTTCATTGCTTTATGCCATTGTTATAGCTTTCCAAGCCTTTGGGATCAAGACCACATTGTAACCAAACTATTGGTGGAGACTTATTATCAACGTAGCTATAgaacactacaacaaaaatgacctttCCTGACATGCCTATAAGGACATTTGCTGGTTTGTGCCATTATAGTAAACATATCATGACACTTATTAATAAATTCAATAATATgtactataatttttttattttatcatgatATACAAATAATAATGTGCCTTTAGGCTACCTATGATGACACTCTGGAAACTGTGagatgaaccaaaaaaaaaatcgaaaaaaCATAGAAAACGACATCGTTTTATTTTggctccaaaacacttgctgaAGTACTGTGAAGTTTCATTTTGCCAGCAAAAGGACttggtgaaaattttcttcttctcatcTCTCTCACCTCTCAGCATACAAGCTATCTCGGCCAGTCCAGAATGTTGGTAGCAATCGAAGCTATCTCCGCAAACAACCATCTTTATCTTTTCTAACCTCAACTTTAAATCCCTCGGCTAAGACATCTGGAAGGGCAGGCAGGAAGTAAAAGCTGAAGAACGGAGCTCTACATTGGGAAAGCGGGAAGATACTTCAGGTGCGCATATCTTGTTCCAAAATTGAAGTGGTAAACACAATGAAGCTGTTGCCCATAACCTGTTCGATAAAATGTCAATTCCcctatgtttttcatttttttctgtgAATCTCTTTTAATGTTAATATATGAAACATAGTTGTAATTGAAGCTCTGTTTAGGCTATGAATAGAAATCGACTTGGAAGCTCTTTGATGAAGATCAAAATAGCAATGGGGTGACTGGAATGACCTTTTTGCAAGACAAGTGCAAAAGTTTAAGAAATAGCTAGGTTGATGAAAATTAATATTTAAGGACTTAATTAATGGACTTCTTGTTGAACTGCACATTGGTCATAGATGACATAGCACCCTTACTAATTTGGCCATAGTGTGGTATACCCAGCTAGCAAAACTAAAGTTTGAAAGATGAATTGAAGGAAATACTCGAAagattgaatcaagaagaaaCTTTTGGAGAAGAATGAAACTTTGGATGCTTTGGAAAGTAGGGAAAGAGAGGGATTTATAGGAGAAAGGGAGGTGAAGGAGTGCAACTACCCCAACGAACTTTTAATTGTGATGGCGCGTAGGCATTGAATTTACCAGACAAGAAAATAGCAGGATTTCGTGTAAAACTGTATTGTATTTTTtagtcttttttcttttttttcttcccctaTCCATTTTCTTGTCGAACTTCCACCCCTCCCAGTTCAGGATGACATAGCACCCTTATgggttctgtttttttttttttttctcaatttagTCCTGTTTCTAGATCAATTAGCTGAACAGTCATAGCAACTTAAAAGAATCCTGGAACCAAAAAAAGATTatgaatataaaataaaaagctagatagattctcttctttctttcacaTTTCACTACACACCAGAGATGTATCTATACTTTGATGGAAATTTAGTAAGATTCTTGAATTTCACCTTTAGTCTTCATGCTCATATGTTTGTTTAACCTTTGACATTTTAGATTGAAGTTAGGAGTTTTGCGAAGACACGAGTGCAGGAGTTGGTACGAAGGGCTTTGTTCTGGTATTAGGTAAATAAAATTTCTATCCGCTTGCTTGCAAATTCTGTTTTTACAGATTGTTgagaaattttgcattttgttgatTTCCTTTATTTGCGGGGCTGCTTTATTTAGTAGACTGtaatttcttgaacttgaaaTTAGGGACTTGTAAGCCATGGCCTGAGTTTAAAAAATCAGGGCGCTTCTTATTCTCAATGATTTTATGGGATTTGTCTAGTTTTCTAAGTACTAATGTGTAGTTGTTGTTTTCATGCTCTTGGAAGCTTGTTGGAGGACATTTATTTATATTCAAAGTATGGATAAAAGATGGATGGATTTTCCAAGAACAAGTGAAAAGTACGAGACAGGACTTCAAATGTTTCTAAACTTTGCATTTTCCAGATCAAGTTGTGACGGAAAGATTTTGTGTCCTTGAAAAGATTGCGGCATGGGTGTTTGTGTGACAAAAATGGAAGCATATGATCATTTGAAAGTGGTAGGATTTATCAAGGGTTATAATAATTGGATAGCACATGGAGAACTTTCAAACTACAATGAAGCCACATCTAATTCTGAAAATACATCAATTGGGGTTTCAAATAGGACTAATGACATGCAAGACTTGGTCCATGATGTATTTGGGATACCACATGGAACAAATGAATTGAATAGAGAAGGGGACATTCCTGTTTCAGAGGctgaaaaattttacaaattgaTTGATGATTCTCAACAGGATTTGTACAGTGGTTGCAAAAATTTCTCGAAATTGTCTTTCATTATTCGCTTGTTTCACCTAAAATGCCTGGGTAAGATGAGTAACAGATTTTTAATATGCTTGTTGAGCTGTTGAGAGAAGCATTTCCAGAGGCCATGACTAATTTGCCGTCTTCTTACTATGAGGCTGAGAAATTGATGAATACATTGGGGCTGGGTTATGAAAAGATCGATGCATATCCTAATGATTGTTCTCTTTATTGGGGTAGTGCTGAAAAAAGAACTTCATGCGAAACATATAACGAGCTTAGGTGGGTTGCTTCAGAAAATGATCCAActggggaaaaaaggaaaatttctcaaaaagtgTTGTGGCATTTTCCCTTAAAACCTAGATTACAAAGACTATTTATGTCTTCTAAAATTGTATCTCAAATGAGATGGCATGAGGAAAAACGTACAAAAGATGGTTGTATGAGACATCCAGCTGATTCTCCAGCTTGGCAAACTTTTGACCATCTACATCCAGAATTTGCTAAGGATTGTCGAAATGTTAGATTGGGGTTGGCATCTGACGGGTTTAATCCATTCAACAACATGAGTTCTACACACAGTACTTGGCCTGTAGTTTTAATACCATATAACTTACCGCCGTGGATGTGTATGAAGCAATCGTACTTCATGTTGTCTTTGTTAATACCTGGACCATCCTCTCCTGGGAATAATATTGATGTTTATTTACAGCCTTTAGTTAAAGAACTGACTGAATTGTGGGATTTTAGCATTCAAACTTATGATGCatctcaaaaagaaaattttcaactgCATGTTGCTCTGTTGTGGACCATTAGTGATTTCCCTGGATATGCAATGTTATCTGGCTGGAGCACTAAAGGTGAATATGCTTGTCTTGTTTGTCACAAGTTCACTCATGCACGACGGTTGACTCATAGTTTCAAATATTGCTACATGGGTCATCGGAGATTCTTAGATAGTAAGCATAAATTTAGAAAGCAAACCCAATTCTTTGATGGCACCGAAGAACATGGAAAGCGACCACCTTTGCAAACCGGGGATATGATTGTGAGTAAATTGGGAGACTTgcaaattaaatttggaaaacttGTGAAAGGTAATCCGAAGCTACCTTTCAATTGGAAAAAGAGGAGTATTTTCTTTGACTTGCCATATTGGAAAGATAATGTCTTAAGACACAATCTTGACTTCATGCACATTGAGAAGAATGTTTGTGAAAACATTTGGGGGACATTGCTAGACACCGAGGATAAAACAAAGGATCATTATAATTCCCGCCGTGATTTGAGAGAAATGGGAATAAGAAAGGAGCTGCATCCCATTGAGACAGAACCTGGAAAGGTGTACTTACCTCCATCTTCCTTTGCAATGGATAAAAAACAGAAAACTATGTTTTGCAATGTGCTAAAAAAGGTGAAAGTTCCAGATGGTTATGCAGCTAATGTCTCAAGATGCGTTCGAGTAAAACCACCAAGAATTTTAGGGCTTAAAAGTCATGATAATCATATCCTAATGCAGCAATTGATGCCTATAGCTTTGAGAAAGACTTTGCCAAAATCAGTGCGCTATCCTTTGATTCGATTGAGTAGATACTTCAGGCAGCTTTGTTCTAAAGTTATTTGTCCTCAAGATGTGGTTCGTTTGGAAAGTGAAATTGCCGTTATACTCTGCGATCTTGAGAAATGCTTCCCACCAACCTTCTTCTATGTCATGGTgcatttagttgttcatttgGCAACTGAAGTGAAATTAGGTGGGTCGGTGTATTATCGTTGGATGTATCCTATAGAGAGGTACTGCTTGTAATTCTCATTATGCCTTAAatgtttattctttttttgctttctttgatTTGTGGAACTAATTAGAGAGGTTGGAATGATGATACTTTAGGTACTTAGGAACATTAAAATCTTATGTTCGAAATAAAAGTAGGTCTGAAGGTTCGATTGCTCAAGGCTACTTGGCAGAAGAATGCATTAACTTTTGCTCATTGTATCTTGCGGACTATGTTGAGACAAAATTCAATCGTCCAAGTagaaatgaagaagtacataaggaaattgaagatggtttagaTATATTCTCTGAATCAGGACATCCTTTGGGGAGGGCCAAGCCAACAGTCTTTGATGCTCATATCCTGAGTAAAGCACATcagtatattttatttaattgtgatGCTGTCACACCTTACATAGAGTAAGTTCAACTACaatttgatgcattaaaatttttttgtagaatTCAATGCATGATTACAATTTTGACTCATGTACTTCTAGGCAGCATCGTAGATTGATAGAAGAAGGACATTCTCAAATTCCACAACATCTAAAAGAGCGCTTGCACAGCGAAAATTTTACATGTTGGTTTGCTGAACATGTAAGTAAAATTCTGAATATTAAGTACAATTTGAATTGTAGGACTTCAAATGTAGtttaatcttcttttttttttatttatttacttttttttttacagattGACAAGTTAGAACTTTCTCAAAATGTTTTGGTGTTGAGAGAGTTGAGGTTCCTTGCTAAAGGTCCATATGTTGTTGGAATCCAACATGACAGGTTTGTTGTTAATGGATTTCGGTTTCACACCAAAAAagttgagaagaaaagaaaaacgcagAATAGTGGTGTTACAATCAATGCAACAACATCCAGTTTTGCAAGTATAAGGGATCAAAATCCAGTTTTGAGTGAACTAGTTTACTTCGGCGTCTTGAAAAATATGGTTGAATTAATTTACGGAGGTCGTCGGGTGGTGTTATTCGAATGTGATTGGATATCAAATGGTTCGAGAATGAAACAAGATGCTGATGGGTTAACTTTAGTCAATTTTGCAAACGTGAGGCCTCATGTTGAGCCATTTATACTCGCTTCACAAGCATCACAGGTTTTTTATGTGGAAGATCCAACTGATAAGGATTGGCAAGTGGTTATCTCTACCACTGCAAGAGCTGGATATAACATGGGCACAACTATGGATGTTGAGACATATTTGCAAAGTGATGTTGGCAATCCTGTTGTTGAGAATGAAAATGAGGAAATTAGTTGGGTTCGTAAGAATGGACTTGGGATTGAAGTTAATTTGTCccaatataatttgatttagAATCTTTTATAGCTTTGAAGCTTACTGGCCCTATTCTTCTCTGT
Encoded proteins:
- the LOC140016577 gene encoding uncharacterized protein; translated protein: MGVCVTKMEAYDHLKVVGFIKGYNNWIAHGELSNYNEATSNSENTSIGVSNRTNDMQDLVHDVFGIPHGTNELNREGDIPVSEAEKFYKLIDDSQQDLYSGCKNFSKLSFIIRLFHLKCLAFPEAMTNLPSSYYEAEKLMNTLGLGYEKIDAYPNDCSLYWGSAEKRTSCETYNELRWVASENDPTGEKRKISQKVLWHFPLKPRLQRLFMSSKIVSQMRWHEEKRTKDGCMRHPADSPAWQTFDHLHPEFAKDCRNVRLGLASDGFNPFNNMSSTHSTWPVVLIPYNLPPWMCMKQSYFMLSLLIPGPSSPGNNIDVYLQPLVKELTELWDFSIQTYDASQKENFQLHVALLWTISDFPGYAMLSGWSTKGEYACLVCHKFTHARRLTHSFKYCYMGHRRFLDSKHKFRKQTQFFDGTEEHGKRPPLQTGDMIVSKLGDLQIKFGKLVKGNPKLPFNWKKRSIFFDLPYWKDNVLRHNLDFMHIEKNVCENIWGTLLDTEDKTKDHYNSRRDLREMGIRKELHPIETEPGKVYLPPSSFAMDKKQKTMFCNVLKKVKVPDGYAANVSRCVRVKPPRILGLKSHDNHILMQQLMPIALRKTLPKSVRYPLIRLSRYFRQLCSKVICPQDVVRLESEIAVILCDLEKCFPPTFFYVMVHLVVHLATEVKLGGSVYYRWMYPIERSEGSIAQGYLAEECINFCSLYLADYVETKFNRPSRNEEVHKEIEDGLDIFSESGHPLGRAKPTVFDAHILSKAHQYILFNCDAVTPYIEQHRRLIEEGHSQIPQHLKERLHSENFTCWFAEHIDKLELSQNVLVLRELRFLAKGPYVVGIQHDRFVVNGFRFHTKKVEKKRKTQNSGVTINATTSSFASIRDQNPVLSELVYFGVLKNMVELIYGGRRVVLFECDWISNGSRMKQDADGLTLVNFANVRPHVEPFILASQASQVFYVEDPTDKDWQVVISTTARAGYNMGTTMDVETYLQSDVGNPVVENENEEISWVRKNGLGIEVNLSQYNLI